A genomic window from Streptomyces sp. HUAS YS2 includes:
- the htpX gene encoding zinc metalloprotease HtpX: MPRTRSSSRSLYAPDRGLETRMATTMFLIGLLYVVFVGALLVLLRGSWPIILLITGALFVGQFWFSDRIAALGMGAREVTREQAPELHGTVDRICALADMPKPKVAIAESNVPNAFATGRGEKTALVCVTTGLLRRLEPEELEGVLAHEMSHVAHRDVAVMTIASFLGVLAGMMTRVALYSGLGRSRDSTMGLAVILVPVVSGAVYIVSFLLTRVLSRYRELAADRAAALLTGRPSALASALTKVSGEMARIPTRDLRKAEPYNAFWFAPAFSSKESLSRLLSSHPTLEQRLEQLTRISAQLGGA; this comes from the coding sequence ATGCCCAGAACTCGGTCCTCGTCCCGCTCGCTCTACGCCCCCGACCGGGGGCTCGAGACGCGCATGGCGACGACGATGTTCCTGATCGGCCTGCTGTACGTGGTCTTCGTCGGTGCCCTGCTCGTACTGCTGCGCGGGTCCTGGCCGATCATCCTGCTGATCACGGGCGCGCTGTTCGTCGGGCAGTTCTGGTTCAGCGACCGGATCGCCGCGCTGGGCATGGGAGCACGCGAGGTGACCCGCGAGCAGGCGCCCGAGCTGCACGGCACCGTGGACCGGATCTGCGCCCTGGCCGACATGCCGAAGCCGAAGGTGGCGATCGCCGAGAGCAACGTGCCGAACGCGTTCGCCACCGGCCGCGGCGAGAAGACCGCGCTGGTCTGCGTCACGACCGGCCTGCTCCGACGCCTGGAACCGGAGGAGCTGGAGGGGGTCCTCGCGCACGAGATGTCGCACGTGGCGCACCGGGACGTCGCGGTCATGACCATCGCGTCCTTCCTCGGCGTCCTCGCGGGGATGATGACGCGGGTCGCGCTCTACAGCGGTCTCGGCCGCAGCCGGGACAGCACCATGGGCCTCGCGGTGATCCTCGTCCCCGTGGTCAGCGGTGCCGTCTACATCGTCAGCTTCCTGCTGACCCGGGTACTGTCCCGCTACCGCGAACTGGCCGCCGACCGCGCCGCCGCGCTCCTCACGGGCCGCCCGTCGGCGCTCGCCTCCGCGCTCACCAAGGTGAGTGGCGAGATGGCCCGGATCCCCACGCGGGACCTACGCAAAGCGGAGCCGTACAACGCCTTCTGGTTCGCGCCCGCCTTCTCCTCCAAGGAGAGCCTGAGCCGGCTGCTCTCCAGCCACCCCACTCTGGAGCAGCGGCTCGAGCAGCTCACGCGGATCTCGGCGCAGCTCGGTGGAGCGTGA
- a CDS encoding MFS transporter codes for MTGTTEALGGPAAVDDAARSVARPFYVYAVLANTLFQRGVFVIFLYQRGFSVAQVALLQTLLYLVSGLAEVPTGVIADRIGRRAGIVIGQMLIAGCLLGQVAFSNYWVFLALFVGQGVGMACVSGSDTALLYDLLVRRGATAGYVKIKSRFTMLGTVTSGAAIVLGGQLQEISWGVVYAGSAACLVLAVVVLMSRVPEVRGADAVDEQDGAEEEHGDATAWRAMLRVATPALVTLVVVSGLMHATLTPYIIFTQKTLSDQGAGTALVSVVISAGFFAGGLTPLLSDRADRRIGYRVIVPVSLLTLAAALGLSGLGLVWVTVAAFLALVGIPEITAVLVDNVFNEAVPSRHRASLLSMIAFVESALIGIGYLVLGALMDGLGSSVGMATYAAVPVLACLLWLPVLFGGARVTTEIEKPADPKAS; via the coding sequence ATGACCGGCACCACGGAGGCCCTTGGCGGGCCGGCTGCAGTCGACGATGCGGCACGAAGTGTCGCGCGCCCGTTCTACGTGTACGCCGTGCTCGCCAACACGCTGTTCCAGCGCGGCGTATTCGTCATCTTCCTCTATCAGCGAGGCTTCTCCGTCGCGCAGGTGGCCCTCCTGCAGACACTGCTCTACCTGGTCAGCGGACTTGCGGAGGTGCCGACGGGAGTCATCGCCGACCGCATCGGCAGGCGGGCCGGCATCGTGATCGGCCAGATGCTGATCGCTGGTTGTCTGCTCGGCCAGGTGGCCTTCTCCAACTACTGGGTGTTCCTGGCGCTGTTCGTCGGGCAGGGCGTGGGCATGGCATGTGTGTCCGGTTCGGACACCGCCCTGCTGTACGACCTGCTCGTGCGCCGTGGTGCGACGGCCGGCTACGTCAAGATCAAGTCCCGGTTCACCATGCTCGGGACGGTCACCTCGGGAGCCGCCATCGTCCTCGGCGGCCAACTGCAGGAGATTTCCTGGGGAGTCGTCTACGCCGGTTCGGCGGCGTGTCTCGTCCTGGCCGTGGTGGTGCTGATGTCACGGGTGCCCGAGGTCCGCGGCGCGGATGCGGTGGACGAGCAGGACGGAGCCGAGGAGGAGCACGGCGACGCCACAGCATGGCGGGCGATGCTGCGGGTCGCCACGCCGGCGCTCGTGACGCTGGTCGTGGTGTCCGGGTTGATGCACGCGACTCTGACGCCGTACATCATCTTCACGCAGAAGACCCTCTCCGATCAGGGAGCGGGCACGGCGTTGGTCAGTGTGGTCATATCGGCGGGATTCTTCGCCGGCGGGCTCACTCCGCTGCTGTCGGACCGTGCGGACCGGCGCATCGGGTATCGGGTCATCGTCCCGGTGTCTCTCCTGACGCTCGCCGCGGCACTCGGCCTGAGCGGCCTCGGCCTCGTCTGGGTCACCGTCGCCGCGTTCCTGGCCCTGGTCGGGATTCCCGAGATCACCGCCGTGCTCGTGGACAACGTGTTCAACGAGGCCGTGCCGTCGCGCCACCGGGCGAGCCTCCTGTCGATGATCGCGTTCGTGGAGTCGGCGCTCATCGGGATCGGCTATCTCGTCCTCGGCGCGCTCATGGACGGGCTGGGCTCAAGTGTGGGTATGGCCACGTACGCCGCGGTCCCCGTGCTGGCATGTCTCCTGTGGCTCCCGGTGCTCTTCGGCGGGGCACGGGTGACCACCGAGATCGAGAAGCCCGCCGACCCGAAGGCATCCTGA
- a CDS encoding MFS transporter, translating to MKPPRLLALAQLLNSIGDGAFYVTSALYFAGIVGLPPAQIGFGLTLGWAVGSVVGVPLGHQADRRGARGTAVVLALATALAVASFLVVRSFPLFVVAAVLYASCQCGLTAARQALLAGLVEQDRRTEVRAFLQSTTNAGLAVGAALGGLALQSGTREAYLAIFVMDAVSFLAAAAVLSRLPVVRPAQAKPGEPRLAVLRDRPYAVVTVINAVMLLYMPLISLVIPLWIVQQTQAPTWTVSALLVLNTLTVVLFQVRVARRVKGLGSAARFVRHAGLVMFAACAVFAVSAIGSSAWTAALILLAAAGLQVLGEMLLASGAWEISFGLAPADKQGQYQGFFGTGQSVARMLGPLVLTTLVLGWGALGWLLLGGLFAAAGIAMGPAVRWADRTRSHPHRPASMAEANLPS from the coding sequence ATGAAGCCGCCGCGCCTGCTGGCACTGGCCCAGCTGCTGAATTCGATCGGGGACGGCGCCTTCTACGTCACGTCCGCTCTCTACTTCGCCGGGATCGTGGGCCTGCCCCCTGCCCAGATCGGTTTCGGCCTGACCCTGGGGTGGGCGGTCGGTTCGGTGGTCGGGGTTCCCCTGGGACACCAGGCCGACCGGCGCGGCGCGCGCGGCACCGCCGTCGTGCTCGCGTTGGCCACCGCGCTCGCGGTGGCCTCCTTCCTGGTGGTGCGCTCCTTCCCGCTGTTCGTAGTGGCTGCCGTCCTCTACGCGAGCTGCCAGTGCGGGCTCACCGCGGCCCGGCAGGCACTCCTGGCCGGGCTGGTCGAACAGGACAGGCGCACCGAGGTCCGCGCCTTCCTGCAGTCGACGACGAACGCCGGCCTGGCCGTCGGCGCCGCACTCGGCGGGCTCGCCCTGCAATCCGGCACCCGCGAGGCCTACTTGGCCATCTTCGTCATGGACGCCGTGAGCTTCCTGGCCGCAGCGGCGGTCCTGAGCCGCCTGCCCGTGGTCCGTCCGGCGCAGGCGAAACCGGGGGAGCCCCGGCTCGCGGTCCTACGTGATCGGCCGTATGCGGTGGTCACCGTCATCAATGCGGTCATGCTGCTCTACATGCCGTTGATCAGCCTGGTGATCCCTCTGTGGATCGTGCAACAGACGCAAGCGCCGACGTGGACGGTCTCCGCGCTCCTGGTGCTCAACACCCTCACTGTGGTCCTCTTCCAGGTGCGGGTCGCGCGGCGGGTGAAGGGCCTCGGCAGCGCCGCGCGGTTTGTACGGCACGCGGGCCTCGTCATGTTCGCCGCATGTGCCGTCTTCGCCGTCTCCGCGATCGGGTCCTCCGCCTGGACCGCCGCACTCATTCTCCTGGCGGCGGCAGGTCTGCAGGTCCTCGGCGAGATGCTGCTCGCCTCGGGCGCCTGGGAGATCAGCTTCGGGCTGGCTCCCGCCGACAAGCAGGGGCAGTACCAGGGCTTCTTCGGCACCGGGCAGTCCGTCGCACGAATGCTCGGTCCTCTTGTCCTGACCACCTTGGTCCTGGGCTGGGGTGCTCTCGGCTGGCTCCTGCTCGGTGGTCTCTTCGCCGCGGCGGGTATCGCCATGGGGCCCGCCGTCCGCTGGGCCGATCGCACGAGATCCCACCCACATCGGCCTGCGTCGATGGCCGAAGCCAACTTGCCGTCGTGA
- a CDS encoding response regulator transcription factor — MSIRVLVADDQTIIRTGLRIMLNAQPGIEVVGEAADGREAVRMARELRPDVCLFDIRMPVLDGLEATRLVAGPGVADPLAVVVITTFDLDEYVYGSLRAGARGFLLKDTGPDLLAQAVRSASDGEALIAPSVTVRLLQAFADLPAGRPAAQPVSPVTAREEQVLLAVARGLTNTEIADALHISLSTVKTHLASLMAKLGARNRVEIAMWAYETRRILPGT, encoded by the coding sequence GTGTCCATTCGCGTTCTCGTCGCTGACGACCAGACGATCATCCGTACCGGGCTGCGGATCATGCTGAACGCCCAGCCCGGCATCGAGGTGGTCGGCGAGGCCGCCGACGGGCGGGAGGCGGTACGTATGGCCCGCGAACTGCGCCCCGACGTCTGCCTGTTCGACATCCGCATGCCCGTACTCGACGGGCTCGAGGCCACCCGGCTGGTCGCCGGTCCGGGCGTCGCCGACCCGCTGGCCGTGGTCGTCATCACCACGTTCGACCTCGACGAGTACGTCTACGGCTCGCTGCGTGCCGGCGCCCGCGGATTCCTCCTCAAGGACACGGGACCGGACCTTCTGGCGCAGGCCGTACGGTCGGCGTCCGACGGGGAGGCGCTCATCGCGCCCAGCGTCACCGTCCGTCTGCTCCAGGCGTTCGCGGACCTGCCCGCCGGCCGGCCCGCGGCCCAGCCGGTCTCACCCGTCACCGCCCGCGAGGAGCAGGTGCTCCTCGCCGTCGCCCGCGGGCTGACGAACACCGAGATCGCCGACGCGCTGCACATCAGCCTCAGCACGGTGAAGACGCATCTGGCCAGCCTGATGGCCAAACTCGGCGCCCGCAACCGGGTCGAGATCGCCATGTGGGCCTACGAGACGCGCCGCATCCTCCCGGGAACCTGA
- the pspAB gene encoding PspA-associated protein PspAB, with amino-acid sequence MGLLDSILGRSRPVRPDLDRLFGLPAAAITLQAGTGFVPAGAGSVCFAAVEGGAFARLKEDVRDLLDVEVAGPDQGAGGGEGRDARPGAYAVTYSSDTYGYTWLTVRRPAEDLVSLVNDLHAVNTLLEEAGFGPKLLCSLTAFRAPDGRRARDLALVYLYKRGTFYPFAPRTDRAESRDNALELQVGGLLADDLAMEPDMERWFPVWGAPGLGGAGLGGAG; translated from the coding sequence GTGGGGCTCCTCGACAGCATCCTCGGGCGCAGTCGGCCGGTCCGGCCCGATCTGGACCGTCTCTTCGGACTGCCGGCCGCGGCGATCACCCTTCAGGCAGGCACCGGCTTCGTCCCGGCCGGCGCCGGGTCGGTGTGCTTCGCCGCGGTGGAGGGCGGCGCCTTCGCGCGTCTGAAGGAGGACGTACGGGATCTCCTCGACGTCGAGGTGGCCGGACCCGACCAGGGTGCGGGCGGCGGCGAGGGGCGAGACGCCCGACCGGGGGCGTACGCCGTGACGTACTCCTCGGACACGTACGGTTACACCTGGCTCACCGTACGACGTCCCGCCGAGGATCTGGTCTCGCTGGTCAATGACCTGCACGCGGTCAACACGCTCCTCGAAGAAGCCGGGTTCGGCCCCAAACTGCTCTGCTCCCTGACCGCGTTCCGCGCCCCCGACGGGCGCCGGGCGCGCGACCTCGCGCTCGTGTACCTGTACAAGCGCGGCACGTTCTACCCCTTCGCGCCGCGCACCGATCGTGCCGAGAGTCGCGACAACGCCCTTGAGCTCCAGGTCGGGGGCCTGCTCGCCGACGACCTCGCGATGGAGCCGGACATGGAGCGGTGGTTCCCGGTCTGGGGCGCGCCGGGGCTCGGCGGGGCCGGGCTCGGCGGGGCGGGGTAG
- a CDS encoding tetratricopeptide repeat protein, producing the protein MLPQNRSEGEAALDLGTSLIDKGRFHDAIEPLLRAAAISGTAAQRRATATALLRLGFGLGDRQNYAEALRVHARAAAIFAELGDAEQELQCRTLIGICEWQLKAYESAIQIFESNAENALGAGRTAMRAVALLSISCILVDHLRQYRRAVPYATEAARLFRSTGDHEQAAHALRHLDEARHEGNP; encoded by the coding sequence GTGTTACCGCAGAACCGATCCGAGGGCGAGGCGGCACTCGACCTGGGAACCTCACTGATCGACAAGGGCCGCTTCCACGACGCGATCGAACCACTGCTGCGGGCCGCCGCGATCAGCGGCACCGCGGCTCAGCGCCGGGCGACGGCAACGGCCCTGCTGCGACTCGGATTCGGGCTCGGCGACCGGCAGAACTACGCCGAAGCGCTGCGAGTCCATGCTCGGGCGGCAGCGATCTTCGCCGAACTCGGGGATGCCGAACAGGAACTGCAGTGCCGCACCCTCATCGGCATCTGTGAGTGGCAGCTCAAAGCGTACGAGAGTGCGATCCAGATCTTCGAGTCCAACGCGGAGAACGCGCTCGGTGCGGGCAGGACCGCGATGCGGGCCGTGGCGTTGCTGAGCATCTCCTGCATCCTGGTCGACCATCTGCGCCAGTACCGGCGGGCGGTCCCGTACGCGACCGAAGCCGCGAGGCTCTTCCGATCGACGGGCGACCACGAGCAGGCAGCCCATGCACTCAGGCACCTCGACGAGGCGCGGCACGAAGGGAATCCCTGA
- a CDS encoding DUF6236 family protein → MDRFALYYPHIHVRDDDWLKYAALYWPKMARIRPPGYPLQDSPAARELHSARWLLDLEPPVWAAAEVAEPFLELIHEHGAALRDRFGLDRIETWGLPVAEACFGNTGGFSAGGDEPTEDGATWLNPRFGYVHASRVSERLLDSAVDQGLAVVGPGRGGIWVAMHPQLATVYMLALAEQVAAENCLHPITDQTLPHAVMSGWTFERLAVALLDDLPALALAAQAPAARQAPEEAFAFLSFATVIPADLRNVPIEKILDIRVEFGSELDGFREFVADQVQRLGSLEDVRDAGLYLEYLHTEVDREVRARLDDLDDRMRGAGLETARALANVRSVALPPLAALAADAVGVAPALTVPAVVAGCVVGAPFEWRRRRREIAQESPVGYLFQLKRALGPDTLIDKLRRAWPL, encoded by the coding sequence ATGGACCGGTTCGCCCTCTACTACCCGCACATCCACGTCCGCGACGACGACTGGCTCAAGTACGCCGCCCTGTACTGGCCCAAGATGGCCCGGATCCGGCCGCCGGGCTACCCGCTCCAGGACTCGCCCGCCGCGCGGGAACTCCACTCCGCGCGCTGGCTGCTCGACCTCGAACCGCCCGTATGGGCCGCCGCCGAGGTCGCCGAGCCGTTCCTGGAACTGATCCACGAACACGGCGCCGCCCTCCGCGACCGTTTCGGCCTCGACCGGATCGAGACCTGGGGCCTTCCGGTCGCCGAGGCATGCTTCGGCAACACAGGTGGGTTCTCGGCCGGCGGGGACGAGCCGACCGAGGACGGCGCGACCTGGCTCAACCCTCGATTCGGGTACGTCCACGCCAGTCGCGTCAGCGAGCGCCTCCTCGACTCGGCCGTCGACCAGGGGCTCGCAGTCGTCGGCCCGGGCCGCGGCGGGATCTGGGTGGCGATGCACCCTCAACTGGCCACCGTCTACATGCTCGCACTGGCCGAGCAGGTCGCCGCCGAGAACTGCCTGCACCCGATCACCGACCAGACGCTGCCGCACGCCGTCATGTCCGGCTGGACCTTCGAGCGGCTCGCGGTGGCACTCCTCGACGACCTCCCGGCACTGGCTCTCGCGGCACAGGCTCCGGCGGCGCGGCAGGCGCCCGAGGAGGCGTTCGCGTTCCTGTCGTTCGCGACGGTGATCCCCGCGGATCTACGGAACGTCCCGATCGAGAAGATCCTCGACATCCGCGTCGAGTTCGGTTCCGAACTGGACGGGTTCCGGGAGTTCGTGGCCGACCAGGTCCAGCGGCTCGGCTCCCTCGAGGATGTGCGGGACGCGGGGCTCTACCTGGAGTACCTGCACACCGAGGTCGACCGCGAGGTCCGCGCGCGGCTCGACGATCTGGACGACCGCATGCGTGGCGCCGGCCTCGAAACCGCTCGGGCCCTGGCGAACGTCAGGTCGGTGGCGCTCCCGCCGCTCGCCGCGCTCGCGGCGGACGCGGTCGGTGTCGCCCCGGCGCTGACCGTCCCCGCCGTGGTCGCCGGCTGCGTCGTGGGCGCGCCCTTCGAGTGGCGCCGCAGACGCCGCGAGATCGCGCAGGAGTCGCCCGTCGGCTACCTCTTTCAGCTCAAGCGGGCCCTCGGCCCCGACACGTTGATCGACAAGCTGCGAAGGGCATGGCCGCTGTGA
- a CDS encoding GyrI-like domain-containing protein produces MSTDSERDTSIPDPEQRPRLVEMVPETTAVVRGVVSPGELRTFFDEAFGTLGRVLHGQQVPPKGAAFGLTHGGPGEKWDLEVGFVTGQEVRAEDGVVPGRLPGGRVARVTHHGGFDGLGEAWERLGAWIREQGLRGGADRWEVYVTRPTPDMDPRDLRTELNWPIAD; encoded by the coding sequence ATGAGCACGGACAGCGAGCGCGACACCAGCATCCCGGACCCCGAGCAGCGGCCCCGGCTCGTGGAAATGGTCCCAGAGACGACCGCCGTCGTACGAGGCGTCGTGTCCCCCGGCGAACTGCGCACGTTCTTCGACGAGGCCTTCGGGACGCTCGGACGGGTGCTTCACGGGCAGCAGGTACCGCCGAAGGGCGCCGCCTTCGGGCTGACTCACGGGGGACCGGGGGAGAAGTGGGACCTGGAGGTCGGGTTCGTCACGGGGCAGGAGGTGCGGGCCGAGGACGGGGTCGTCCCCGGCAGGCTCCCTGGTGGCCGAGTCGCGCGGGTGACGCATCACGGCGGGTTCGACGGGCTGGGGGAAGCCTGGGAGAGGCTCGGGGCCTGGATCCGGGAGCAGGGGCTGCGCGGGGGTGCGGACCGGTGGGAGGTGTACGTGACGCGGCCGACGCCGGACATGGACCCGCGGGACCTGCGGACCGAGCTCAACTGGCCGATCGCCGACTGA
- a CDS encoding serine/threonine-protein kinase, translating into MGVRAIEEVLDDRYEVKGVAGEGGMGRVLRVLHRQWGIDLAVKTPKPKVFATDEQRERFVTEAEAWVALGLHPNICGCHYVRVVDGVPYVFAEYVGDGSLHDWIADRRLYEGGPEAAVARIVDLSIQMAWGVGHAHAAGLVHRDVKPANVLLDVQGGDIVAKVTDFGLARIRPIVAEDDGNLPHGVSVPVSAGGRTPAYASPEQLSNRPVGRRTDVFSLGVTVLEMFTGGARWGRGPFANDTIRERHGIESYGPGLPPLPPDLADLLELCLDPDPGRRPGSMAAVAEELAAIHLRVTGERYRRLEPKAADLRADELNNRALSLLDLDRDEEVAAAFTAALTADPQHAEATLNSGLWRWRGGEITDEQLVADLDAVRTDSDDAWPARHALGLVHLERGDLAKARPLLERVDREHPGLRDVSEALDTLGSGTVPSADCIGVNDIRWNPTADGRPDPMLHIDVSADGRTAVTGGDDEHVRVWDVLTGRCLRTLRGHEAKLRSVRITPDAGYCASVEYDSVMRIWDLSDGSCLRTIKAAGSFDWAAVSPREGVAVATEAVWKDGVSGVDVVVWDLSRRQVRRRLHGPLAQFPKAELSPDGRWVLVAGYEDCIARLWDLRTGECAQVLAGKGVNQAVLCFDTGNGVAVIADNHDAIGIWDLRTGRRVRTLRCSVRSLALSADAARLLVGAPDGAVRLWDLGTGRCLRTFRGHQGEAGRVRWGAGDRFALSASLDNTVRLWRMPDSPAVPFQVSRPRRHGVLNLLEEKVKALLETAKAREAAGDRAAALDALREARAVPGYERAPDVMAAWRALGRSLAHTGIRAVWLARSFAAHRSSVGSLDISAGGDLMATSDGAEIRLWDLGTGALMRTVTGFESGERGGPVAGIDKVQLSADGGTVMAWGRSGSAKAWSTGSGAERYAMSDDRLIGTDARPESLRWMIPMGMSPDAARFTADGRCALIGGDGTDQRFRLWDLETGTLLRTLEGHTGMPRAAWLGPGDRIAATGASDGTVRLWDLGTGRCDAVLRGHTHWVMAVTMSADGSLVASAGGYDDLSIRVWDTATGACTALLEGRRGNARRMRFTPDGRFLLSSHDGDEMRLWDLATGTCLRTVEAQPGQLGRLAMTADGAYAVSGGADGRVHMWTLDWKLAEPRA; encoded by the coding sequence ATGGGCGTCAGGGCGATTGAGGAGGTTCTCGACGATCGCTACGAGGTCAAGGGGGTCGCGGGCGAGGGCGGGATGGGGCGGGTGCTGCGGGTCCTGCACCGGCAGTGGGGGATCGACCTGGCGGTCAAGACGCCGAAGCCGAAGGTGTTCGCGACCGATGAGCAGCGCGAGCGGTTCGTCACCGAGGCCGAGGCCTGGGTCGCGCTCGGGTTGCACCCGAACATCTGCGGGTGTCACTACGTGCGCGTGGTCGACGGCGTCCCCTACGTCTTCGCCGAGTACGTCGGCGACGGCAGCCTGCACGACTGGATCGCCGACCGCCGTCTGTACGAGGGCGGCCCGGAGGCGGCCGTGGCGCGCATCGTGGACCTGTCGATCCAGATGGCCTGGGGCGTGGGCCATGCCCACGCCGCGGGATTGGTGCACCGCGATGTCAAGCCCGCCAACGTGCTGCTGGACGTACAGGGCGGCGACATCGTCGCCAAGGTCACCGACTTCGGCCTGGCCCGCATCCGCCCGATCGTCGCCGAGGACGACGGGAACCTTCCGCACGGTGTCAGCGTCCCGGTCTCGGCGGGCGGGCGGACACCGGCGTACGCCTCACCGGAGCAGCTTTCGAACCGGCCGGTAGGGAGGCGAACGGACGTCTTCAGCCTCGGTGTCACGGTTCTGGAGATGTTCACCGGCGGGGCGCGCTGGGGCCGGGGTCCGTTCGCGAACGACACGATCAGAGAGCGCCACGGGATCGAGTCGTACGGGCCGGGCCTGCCGCCGCTGCCGCCGGATCTGGCCGATCTGCTGGAGCTCTGCCTCGATCCGGACCCCGGGAGGCGGCCGGGGTCGATGGCGGCCGTCGCCGAGGAACTGGCGGCGATCCACTTACGGGTCACCGGGGAGCGGTACCGGCGCCTGGAGCCGAAGGCCGCCGACCTGCGCGCCGACGAGCTCAACAACCGGGCGCTGTCGCTGCTCGACCTCGACCGCGACGAGGAGGTCGCCGCCGCGTTCACCGCGGCGCTGACGGCCGACCCGCAGCACGCCGAGGCGACCCTGAACTCGGGGCTGTGGCGTTGGCGCGGTGGCGAGATCACCGACGAACAGCTGGTCGCCGACCTCGACGCCGTCCGCACCGACAGCGACGATGCCTGGCCGGCGCGGCACGCGCTCGGCCTCGTCCACCTCGAACGGGGCGACCTCGCCAAGGCCCGACCGCTGCTCGAGCGCGTCGACCGTGAGCACCCCGGGCTGCGGGACGTGAGCGAGGCGCTGGACACGCTCGGCTCCGGAACGGTGCCGTCCGCGGACTGCATAGGGGTCAACGACATCCGCTGGAACCCGACCGCCGACGGACGACCCGACCCGATGCTCCACATCGATGTGTCCGCGGACGGGAGGACCGCCGTGACCGGTGGGGACGACGAACATGTCCGGGTGTGGGACGTGCTCACGGGCCGGTGCCTGCGTACGCTGCGCGGTCACGAGGCCAAGCTCCGGTCGGTCCGGATCACTCCCGACGCCGGGTACTGCGCCTCGGTCGAGTACGACTCGGTCATGCGCATCTGGGATCTGTCCGACGGCAGCTGCCTGCGGACCATCAAGGCGGCGGGGTCCTTCGACTGGGCGGCGGTCAGTCCGCGGGAGGGCGTAGCCGTCGCCACGGAAGCGGTCTGGAAGGACGGTGTGAGCGGCGTCGACGTCGTCGTGTGGGATCTGAGCCGGCGCCAGGTTCGCCGGCGGCTGCACGGCCCACTGGCGCAGTTCCCGAAGGCCGAGCTCAGCCCGGACGGGCGCTGGGTCCTCGTGGCCGGGTACGAGGACTGCATCGCCCGCCTCTGGGACCTGCGCACCGGGGAATGCGCGCAGGTGCTGGCCGGGAAAGGAGTGAACCAGGCCGTCCTGTGCTTCGACACCGGCAACGGCGTCGCGGTGATCGCCGACAACCACGACGCCATCGGCATCTGGGATCTGCGGACAGGGCGGCGGGTCCGGACGCTGCGCTGCTCCGTCAGGTCGCTCGCGCTCAGCGCCGACGCCGCGAGACTCCTGGTGGGCGCCCCCGACGGCGCGGTCCGTCTGTGGGACTTGGGGACCGGAAGGTGCCTGCGGACCTTCCGGGGCCACCAAGGCGAGGCAGGCCGCGTCCGCTGGGGAGCGGGCGACCGGTTCGCGCTGTCCGCGTCGCTCGACAACACCGTGCGGCTGTGGCGCATGCCCGACTCTCCCGCCGTTCCGTTCCAGGTGAGCCGGCCCCGCAGGCACGGCGTGCTGAACCTGTTGGAGGAGAAGGTGAAGGCACTGCTCGAGACCGCCAAGGCGCGGGAGGCGGCAGGCGACCGCGCTGCCGCGCTCGACGCGCTCCGGGAGGCCCGCGCCGTCCCCGGGTACGAGCGCGCACCCGACGTGATGGCCGCCTGGCGCGCCCTCGGCCGGTCGCTGGCCCACACCGGCATTCGGGCGGTCTGGCTCGCCCGCAGTTTCGCGGCGCACCGATCGAGCGTCGGTTCGCTCGACATCAGTGCGGGCGGGGATCTGATGGCCACCAGCGACGGCGCTGAGATCCGGCTCTGGGACCTGGGCACCGGCGCGCTCATGCGGACCGTCACCGGCTTCGAAAGCGGCGAAAGAGGCGGCCCCGTCGCCGGCATCGACAAGGTGCAGCTCAGTGCCGACGGCGGCACCGTCATGGCCTGGGGCCGCAGCGGATCGGCCAAGGCATGGTCGACCGGCAGCGGCGCGGAACGGTACGCGATGTCCGACGACCGGCTCATCGGCACGGACGCCAGACCCGAGTCGCTCAGGTGGATGATCCCCATGGGCATGAGTCCCGACGCGGCCCGGTTCACCGCCGACGGGCGCTGCGCGCTCATCGGCGGCGACGGCACGGACCAGCGGTTCCGGCTCTGGGACCTGGAGACCGGCACCCTCCTGCGCACGCTCGAAGGCCACACGGGAATGCCCCGGGCAGCGTGGCTCGGCCCGGGTGACCGGATCGCCGCCACGGGCGCGAGCGACGGGACGGTCCGCCTGTGGGACCTCGGGACCGGCCGCTGCGACGCCGTGCTGCGCGGCCACACGCATTGGGTCATGGCCGTGACGATGAGCGCCGACGGGAGCCTGGTGGCCTCCGCGGGCGGCTACGACGATCTGTCGATCCGCGTCTGGGACACCGCCACCGGCGCCTGCACCGCGCTGCTCGAAGGCAGGCGCGGAAACGCGCGGAGGATGCGTTTCACCCCCGACGGCCGCTTCCTGCTCTCGAGCCACGACGGCGACGAGATGCGGCTGTGGGACCTGGCCACCGGCACCTGCTTGCGGACGGTGGAGGCCCAGCCCGGGCAGCTGGGCCGGCTCGCCATGACGGCCGACGGCGCCTACGCGGTCTCGGGAGGAGCGGACGGACGCGTACACATGTGGACGCTCGACTGGAAGCTGGCGGAACCACGGGCCTGA
- a CDS encoding cupin domain-containing protein, whose protein sequence is MRGDLADGGSYEAFVSFPAGKDNPMHVHSQDLPTVVLKGTFYAKIDGKHVRYPAGSYYRLPADKPHLSGCEKGADCLLFQYQEDRFDLVPTKTGQ, encoded by the coding sequence GTGCGGGGCGATCTCGCGGATGGGGGCAGCTATGAAGCGTTCGTGTCGTTCCCCGCAGGGAAGGACAATCCGATGCACGTCCACAGCCAGGACCTTCCGACCGTCGTTCTGAAGGGCACCTTCTACGCGAAGATCGACGGGAAGCACGTCCGGTACCCGGCCGGCTCCTACTACCGCCTCCCCGCGGACAAGCCGCACCTGAGCGGATGCGAGAAGGGAGCGGACTGCCTCCTCTTCCAGTACCAGGAAGACCGCTTCGATCTGGTGCCCACCAAGACGGGGCAGTAG